One genomic segment of Candidatus Babeliales bacterium includes these proteins:
- a CDS encoding polymorphic toxin type 35 domain-containing protein gives LCKVLYSVADIGATAISDYDCAKEKWNKYAEPLNNIIDAINKKEITVRDAIKGGTAFVIGYKAQGKFLGGLGKFCTTIKHKSISFVKNNSLLNTQEYLTTPEGLLFKATAKSNKLKSYGKTNSPSKLKKVVDDTVLKSTALPATAIIDKGIICNDLRSVIQQYKEHIFSKKHVKNGLMAAGESQEKIMDLLNDVIMSLDKKGLLKEGANQIKATINGVKNVEIKCFIENGSARSVDAYISDFNRLYNNFIDTTKA, from the coding sequence TTATGTAAAGTGCTTTATAGCGTTGCTGATATTGGTGCTACAGCAATAAGCGATTACGATTGTGCGAAAGAAAAATGGAATAAATATGCTGAGCCATTGAATAATATTATCGATGCCATAAACAAAAAAGAAATAACGGTAAGAGATGCAATAAAAGGTGGCACTGCTTTTGTGATTGGTTATAAAGCACAAGGAAAATTTCTCGGTGGCTTGGGTAAGTTTTGTACCACCATTAAGCACAAAAGCATTAGCTTTGTTAAAAATAATTCATTGTTAAATACACAGGAATATTTAACAACTCCAGAAGGTTTGTTGTTTAAGGCTACGGCAAAGTCTAATAAGCTCAAGTCATATGGAAAAACTAATTCCCCATCTAAGTTAAAAAAAGTTGTTGATGATACAGTATTAAAATCTACTGCGTTGCCTGCGACTGCTATTATTGACAAGGGAATTATTTGCAATGATTTAAGAAGTGTAATACAGCAATATAAAGAACATATTTTTTCAAAAAAGCATGTAAAAAATGGTTTGATGGCAGCGGGTGAAAGTCAGGAAAAGATTATGGATTTATTGAATGATGTTATCATGTCTCTTGATAAAAAGGGGTTGCTGAAAGAGGGAGCTAATCAAATAAAAGCCACAATAAATGGTGTTAAGAATGTTGAAATAAAGTGCTTTATTGAAAACGGTAGTGCTAGAAGTGTTGATGCTTACATCAGTGATTTTAATCGATTGTATAACAATTTTATAGATACTACGAAGGCTTAA